The Streptomyces laurentii region GCGCCAGCACACGAGCGGGATGCGGTGGGCGTCTCCCTCGTCGGTGACGAACAGGGCGACATGGCCGTCGGCCGGCAGCAGGCTCATGCCGCGCCGCCGGAGGGCTCGGCGGCGAACAGGCGGCCGTATCCGGTGACGGAGCGCGCGGCCTCGGCCGCGCCGGCCAGGTGCAGAGCGTGCCAGAACAGCACCTGGTTGGCGGTCAGGACCGCCATGCCGGTCTCCTGTTCCAGGGCATCGATGACACCGACGGCGCGGATGCCGTTGCCGGCGACCAGGACGGCGTCGGGACGGTGCTCGGCGACGGTGGAACGGATCCACTCCGCCAGCGCCTCGGGAGTGATCAGCTTCTGGTTGCTGGGCAGTCCGCAGGGGCCGTGGTGGACGACCTCGAATCCCTGCTTGGTGAAGTAGTCGGCGCCGAGCGCGGAGAGTTCGTCGTCGAACCACGGGGGGTTGACGAGGGCGATACGGCGGGCCCCGAGGGCGGTGAAGCCGGCGACGGCCGCGACGGTGGTGCCGGTGAGCGGAAGGCCGCGGGTGTACGCGGCGAGCCGGTCGAACAGCTCCTTCTCGCCGTCGGCTCCCAGGACGTAGGCGGAGCTGGTGAAGCCGAGGGCGATCACGTCGAGCGGGGAGGCGGCGAGCAGCTCGACCGCCTGGTCGATGTGCGGGGCTTCCACGAAGGCGCGGACCGGGTCATGGGGGATCTTCGGGTCCATCTCGCCGCCCGGGCGCATCGCGCCGAAGTGGACGCGCGAACCGTGCACGAACACGTCGTCGGGGGCGATGGCCTGGAACTCCGACTCGGGGCCGACGTCCGCGTGCGGAACGACCACGCCGATGCGGGCCCGTGCCTCCCAGCCGTCCTTTTGGGGTCGGATGCCGCTCATCTGCTGTCTCCTTTGCCTGTTCGGAGGGGACGGCCGCCGCCGGGGTCGGACGGCGGCCGTTCGGAGGGGACGGTCGCCGCCGCGGTCAGCGGGCGGCTTCGGCGGCCAGGGAGCCGCCGCGGACGGTGCCGGTGCCCGCGGTGTCGAGAAAACCGGGGTGCTTGCGGCGCATGTTCGCCATGACGAAGTCGTAGGGGACGTCGTCGAAGCCGCCGTGGTCGGTGAGGAACTCCATGTTCTGCCGGCCGTCGTCGTCGAAGGGGTGGTGGAGGCTGTCGGCGGTGCCGTCGAAGTCGAGCGGCTTCATCCCGTACAGCCGGCACAGGATCTTGTTGAAGACCGGCGTGGCCTTGACCCAGGCGCCGTTCAGGTGAACGGAGTTGAGGCCGTGGAAGAAGACGTCACCGCCGATGTGGGCCCGCAGCCGGTCGGAGGCGAGGTGGTTGCGCACGTCGCCGTAGTGGACGCGGGCGGGGATGCCCACGGCGCGGCAGGCCGCCGCGTACAGGGCGGACTTGTGCAGGCAGAAACCCTTGAGGGTGTCGGCGGTGTGGCTGGCCTTGAGTCCCTGCGGGGACAGGTCGGCTCCGTAGACCTCGTAGAACACGTCGTCGCGGACGGCGTGGTAGAGCTCGACGGCCAGCTGCCGCTTGTCGGCGGCGCGGTCGGTGACGGCGTCGTCGACGAAGCGCTGGACGGCGTCGGTGTCGTAGTCGAGGAAGTCGGTGGGCGCGGTGAGCCGCCGCAGTTCCTCGGGGCTGAGTGCGTTCAAGGGAACTCCTTCGTCGGTGTGCGGCTCACAGGCCCAGGAGAGAGGCGATGCGGTTGCGCTGGATCTCGCTGGTGCCGGAGTAGATGGTTCCGGCGACGGCGTTGCGGATGTCGCGTTCCAGACCGGTGGCCGTGAGATAGCCCTGGCCGCCGAAGATCTGGACGGCGTCGAGGGCCGTCCGCTTGTTGGCCTCGCTGACCACGGTCTTGGTCGCGGCGATGTCGATCGCGGCGTCCTGGCCGGCCTCCACCTTGGCCCCGGTGTCCGTCAGCCACTTGCGGGCGGTCTCCACGGCGATCTTCATGTCCGCGATCTTGTGCGAGACGCCCTGGAACGCGCCGATGGGTGCGCCGAACTGGCGGCGGGACTTGGCGTGGGCGAGGACGCGTGCGAGGCGGTGCTCCATCTCGCCGAGCGTCAGGGAGAAGGAGAAGAGGATCTCCCGCTTCATCACGTGGTCGAGGATCAGGAAGCCGGCGCCCTCCTGGCCGATGCGGCGGGAGGCGGGCACGCGCAGTTTGTCGAAGGTGACCGCGCTGAGGGGCGAGGTACGCAGCCCCATCTTGGACAGCGGTTCGCCGACGGTCAGACCGGGGGTGTCGCGCTCGACGAGGAAGACGCTCAGGCCGAACGGGCCGGGCTTGCCGGTGCGGACGTAGAGCAGGAAGAGGTCGGCGATGGGGGCGTTGGTGATGAACATCTTGCCGCCGTCGATGACGTAGTCGTCGCCGTCGCGGGTGGCGGTGGTGGAGATGTTCAGGGCGTCGGAGCCGTTGTCGGGCTCGGTGATGGCGTGCGCGGTGATCAGCTCGCCGCTGATGATGGCGGGCAGGAAGCGGGACTTCAGCTCCTCGGAGCCGAACGCCTGAAGCGGCACGCCGACGCTGACGATCTGCGTGGAGGCGGTGAAGCCGAGGCCGGCGTCGCGGCAGGCGTGTCCGAAGCCCCGCAAGGCGCGCATCGTGTCGGTCAGGGTGCCGCCGTGGCCGCCGTACCGCGCCTCGAACGGGACGCCGAGCAGGCCCGAGCGCTGGACGATCTTCCACTTCTCCCAGGGGAACTCCTCGCGGGCGTCCCACTGTTCGACGTCCTGGTTGAGCTCCTCGGTCCAGGCGTCGGTGAGGGTTACGTAGGGGTCCGGTACGGTGCCGGCGGTCCGCGGTGCGGGGATCATGTCTGCTGCCTTCCGGTACGTCACTGGTCGGGGCCGGGGCCCGCGCCGCGTGGAGCGGGGCGGGCCCTGGTGCGCGTCACTCAGTACTGGGAGAAGCCGTCGGCGGACAGCGTGTGCTTCTCGTCGCCGCGCAGGGCCGGGCTGAAGACGGAGACGAGTCTCAGGTCCTCGTCGTCGGAGGCGATGAGGTAGTGGGCGTCGTTCTCGTTGAGGGCGTAGATGGTGCCCTCGGTGATCTTGTAGCGCTCGCCCGAGGCGGTGACGACCTCGCCGGAACCGCCGGTGCAGTAACAGGCCTCAAGGTGGCGGCGGTACTGCAGGGCGCTCGACGTGCCCTTGCGGACGACGGTCTCGCAGACGGTGAAGCCCATGCCGTCGGCCTCGGTGAGCAGACGGTGGCTGGTGCCGTTGCCCCACTGGATGGGGGCGAACTCGTTGGTGCTGCGAACGATCATGACAATCTCCTTGTGTGGACGGGGTGTTCGGAGGATCCGTGTCTCAGGCGGCGGTCTTCGTGGCGCTCTCGACGAAGGCCGACATGGCGGCGATGCTGCGGAAGTTGTCGGGGTTCAGCGGGATGTCGTCGATCGGGATGACGTAGGTCCGCGACAGGTGCGACACGACGCGGACCACGCCCAGGCTGTCGACGACGCCGCTGTCGATGAGGTCGTAGTCGGTGGTCAGGTCGGCACTGTCCTCGCCGTCGAGGAACTCGGTGACGATGTAGCCGCGTATGTCGTCCGCCAGGGAGGTCATGCGGGATTTCCCTTCTGTCGTGTCGCCTTGATGAGGTTGCGGTCGGGTTTCCCCGTGGTCGTGCGCGGCAGCGGGCTGTCGCCGACGTGCACGGAGGAAGGAATGGCGTGGCGGGGCAGCCGCGCCGCGCTGTGCGAACGCAGGCGCAGGGAGGTCAGCGACGTACCGGGCCGACGGGTCACCTGCGCGTGCAGCCGGTAGCCGGCCTCGGTGTCGGGGATCGCCACGACGGCGGCCTCGGCCACATCGGGGTGGGCCGCCAGGACGTTCTCGACTTCCTGGACGTTGGTGCGTACGCCGCGGACCTTGACCTGGAAGTCGGTACGGCCTTGCAGCCAGAACAGTCCGTCCAGGTCCCGGGTGACGAGGTCGCCGGTGCGGTAGAAGACCTCGCTCCCGCCGTCGGGGGCGGGGACGAAGACGCCTTCGTTGCGGGAGCGCTGCAGGTATCCACGCGTCTGGAACGGTGTCGTCACCAGGAGTTCACCGCTGCCGGGGCCATGGACGATCCCGCCGTCGGCGTCGAGCAGCAGGGCCCGGGTGCCGGGCAACGGGCGGCCGATGGGGGTCCGTTCGCCGGCGTGGGCGGGATCGGCGTCGTGGATGAAGCTGTCGTTGGTCTCGGTGCAGCCGAAGACGTTGTGGAAGCCGGCGGAGGGGAAGGCCGTGCCGAGCCGGCGCAGCAGCGCTTCCGGCATCGCGTCCCCGGTGAAGATCACCGTACGGACGTGCGGGTGGACGGCTCCTTCCTGGGTGAGCAGCCGGTGCAGCATGGGCACGCCTTGGACGAACGTGACCTCGTGGCGGGCCAGCAGGTCCTGTAAATGCCGGGCGTCGGTGCTCAGTTCCGCCTCGACGAGGACGGCGCGGGCACCCAGGCGCAGCGCGGTCCACACGTCGAGCAGGGACAGGTCGAAGTTCAGGGGGGCGTAGCTGAGCAGGGTGTCCCGCTCGGTGAGACGGAACCGGTCGGCCGCCCAGCCGGCGAAGCGGGCGAAGCCCTCGGCCGGGATGGGCACGATCTTCGGGGTACCGGTGGAGCCCGAAGTGGTCAGCATCAGGGGCGCGGTCACGGGATCCGCGGCGTCGAAGCCCTCGGCGGCCCGCGGGTCGGCGGCGACCGGGACGATGTCGAGCGCCCCTTCGTCGTCGACGGTGAGCAGGGCGGAACAGCGGGCCTGCGCGGCGAGGGCCGCCCGGGCGGAGGCGCCCAGTTCGGGCGAGGGCGCCAGGACCGCGTAACCGGCCTTGAAAGCGCCGATGAGCAGGGCGATCGTGGCGGGTGTCTTGCGTGCCGGTACGCACAGCGGCTGCCGGCGGTCGAGCCCGCTCGCTTTCAGGGCGTCGGAGAGTTCTTCGGCGAGGGATGTCAGCCGGCGGTAGGTCACCCGCCGCTCGCCGTGGATCAGGGCCACCTGATCGGGTCGGAGCCGGGCGTGCGTGGTCAGCACGTCCAGAAAGTTCGATGACGGCACAATTCCTCCGATTCAGAACATGACTGAGCAATCACACCGAAGGGGGAAGAGCGAGAGTGTGGCGCATGAG contains the following coding sequences:
- a CDS encoding maleate cis-trans isomerase (identified by MetaGeneAnnotator; putative;~sequence version:1), which translates into the protein MSGIRPQKDGWEARARIGVVVPHADVGPESEFQAIAPDDVFVHGSRVHFGAMRPGGEMDPKIPHDPVRAFVEAPHIDQAVELLAASPLDVIALGFTSSAYVLGADGEKELFDRLAAYTRGLPLTGTTVAAVAGFTALGARRIALVNPPWFDDELSALGADYFTKQGFEVVHHGPCGLPSNQKLITPEALAEWIRSTVAEHRPDAVLVAGNGIRAVGVIDALEQETGMAVLTANQVLFWHALHLAGAAEAARSVTGYGRLFAAEPSGGAA
- a CDS encoding hypothetical protein (identified by MetaGeneAnnotator; putative;~sequence version:1), with amino-acid sequence MNALSPEELRRLTAPTDFLDYDTDAVQRFVDDAVTDRAADKRQLAVELYHAVRDDVFYEVYGADLSPQGLKASHTADTLKGFCLHKSALYAAACRAVGIPARVHYGDVRNHLASDRLRAHIGGDVFFHGLNSVHLNGAWVKATPVFNKILCRLYGMKPLDFDGTADSLHHPFDDDGRQNMEFLTDHGGFDDVPYDFVMANMRRKHPGFLDTAGTGTVRGGSLAAEAAR
- a CDS encoding acyl-CoA dehydrogenase domain protein (identified by MetaGeneAnnotator; putative;~sequence version:1) codes for the protein MIPAPRTAGTVPDPYVTLTDAWTEELNQDVEQWDAREEFPWEKWKIVQRSGLLGVPFEARYGGHGGTLTDTMRALRGFGHACRDAGLGFTASTQIVSVGVPLQAFGSEELKSRFLPAIISGELITAHAITEPDNGSDALNISTTATRDGDDYVIDGGKMFITNAPIADLFLLYVRTGKPGPFGLSVFLVERDTPGLTVGEPLSKMGLRTSPLSAVTFDKLRVPASRRIGQEGAGFLILDHVMKREILFSFSLTLGEMEHRLARVLAHAKSRRQFGAPIGAFQGVSHKIADMKIAVETARKWLTDTGAKVEAGQDAAIDIAATKTVVSEANKRTALDAVQIFGGQGYLTATGLERDIRNAVAGTIYSGTSEIQRNRIASLLGL
- a CDS encoding L-ectoine synthase (Cupin domain; cl09118;~L-ectoine synthase [Streptomyces clavuligerus ATCC27064];~identified by MetaGeneAnnotator; putative); translation: MIVRSTNEFAPIQWGNGTSHRLLTEADGMGFTVCETVVRKGTSSALQYRRHLEACYCTGGSGEVVTASGERYKITEGTIYALNENDAHYLIASDDEDLRLVSVFSPALRGDEKHTLSADGFSQY
- a CDS encoding hypothetical protein (identified by MetaGeneAnnotator; putative;~sequence version:1), which encodes MTSLADDIRGYIVTEFLDGEDSADLTTDYDLIDSGVVDSLGVVRVVSHLSRTYVIPIDDIPLNPDNFRSIAAMSAFVESATKTAA
- a CDS encoding tyrocidine synthase (identified by MetaGeneAnnotator; putative;~sequence version:1), which gives rise to MLTTHARLRPDQVALIHGERRVTYRRLTSLAEELSDALKASGLDRRQPLCVPARKTPATIALLIGAFKAGYAVLAPSPELGASARAALAAQARCSALLTVDDEGALDIVPVAADPRAAEGFDAADPVTAPLMLTTSGSTGTPKIVPIPAEGFARFAGWAADRFRLTERDTLLSYAPLNFDLSLLDVWTALRLGARAVLVEAELSTDARHLQDLLARHEVTFVQGVPMLHRLLTQEGAVHPHVRTVIFTGDAMPEALLRRLGTAFPSAGFHNVFGCTETNDSFIHDADPAHAGERTPIGRPLPGTRALLLDADGGIVHGPGSGELLVTTPFQTRGYLQRSRNEGVFVPAPDGGSEVFYRTGDLVTRDLDGLFWLQGRTDFQVKVRGVRTNVQEVENVLAAHPDVAEAAVVAIPDTEAGYRLHAQVTRRPGTSLTSLRLRSHSAARLPRHAIPSSVHVGDSPLPRTTTGKPDRNLIKATRQKGNPA